A genomic segment from Ruficoccus amylovorans encodes:
- a CDS encoding pilus assembly PilX family protein, with protein MNLKRRDEAGFALVVALTLMGFVLLLSITLVSLVRMETASAGLARESVIARQNALFGLRQALGELQVVLGPDQRVSATAGLLPNTAPNKANTTGVWVSDPNGSSVHGTNYGEGDLVRWLASDAVTATGAASLNYNQVPAPAIGANNSVVLLGAGSLEDADSNGRPDDLAQAVVVDLSRSTVEENDTTTGYYAWWIGDEGVKARVNLSTKNLSAYEDAKAKKQASILALNQSDHGDIRGVSEGDFSHLDIYSTGLADRIHGEGQLKIAASRQGITGAEDKIDKRFHDLTYWSRGVLADARNGGLKDDLSLAFEMSDSDFNSSEFGAGGDYPISVYGFGNNSLMTQPLFVKGGALGPSWSLLRDYYRLYHRVQTPMNNPTLTAQDAFPSLLDILGAGVSLIPTTVDNWVPTVHPVGLWGRGSGAGGTLNGYSVNLATQGNEGDTLSQNRVTPTMTRGSYWPYLNRYIEDISLYFVKHKDSTNTYPYVLYIQDATTAVFHNPYNVRLVMPETWMSTGQIMRIGAEVEVTDGDGNVTTPSEHRVLVDSVLAISDTFEPGELKYRSGRKNMNGVTTWNTPSNTHPDWSNSRQKEVGLIHVPDGAAAYSVTFTPLVADSGSSIQYSIFGNGMSSTGLPVITDKKDIQQKMALLDYVQMGAFTLPSGWGSTTDGVDFGANDLANYTAASPWNLYRTELFIKPSGTDYPYPPFVLTNPTGAMNYGPNMMPETGTGFPIFTPDRQIRVESLQGNMSSTNPGRWGTSNEASGQDNVVLIDLPTSPPLSLGKFQNANITTVGYMPAMAIGNSFASPYIPWDQTVTTFNNWNNRSRLFYDLSYLSNEALWDRYFFSSYSVPYNASADDYDASSDTPGDSFDAAFNPDYSGNFATGSLPNRRMSLLVDRQEDLADVRDKLFDANGAPRSGGYRRSAENLMVEGAFNVNSASVEAWVAVLSSARGMSVYGRTTNSPTTDDERTPISRLSQPLESAYTGGNDESDEAWAGFRHLTDAQIRTLAECIVEELKLRADEVNGGRPYLSLADFVNRSLTNEDYHSCGLLQAAIDKSGLNDSFNNAITRVSRSDLSSANFPNPDAIKSGDADSRSASAMAPGYILQGDLLTSLGSAMSVRSDTFRIRAYGNFVDPLTNRVKAQAWCEAIVQRVPAPAASVTGSGPDDADYWEPQNGPVSGRLGRRFEIVEFRWLNKEDV; from the coding sequence ATGAACTTGAAACGCAGAGACGAGGCAGGATTCGCGCTGGTGGTGGCATTGACCTTGATGGGTTTTGTGCTGCTGCTGTCGATTACGCTTGTTTCGCTCGTTCGGATGGAGACTGCCTCGGCGGGGTTGGCCCGGGAGAGTGTGATCGCTCGTCAGAATGCGCTCTTCGGCCTGCGGCAGGCTTTGGGAGAGCTTCAGGTCGTGCTCGGCCCCGACCAACGCGTTTCGGCCACCGCGGGGCTTTTACCCAACACCGCTCCCAATAAAGCCAACACGACCGGTGTCTGGGTGAGCGACCCGAACGGCAGCAGTGTGCACGGAACCAATTACGGCGAAGGCGATCTTGTGCGCTGGCTTGCTTCGGACGCAGTGACTGCGACCGGCGCCGCCAGCCTGAATTATAACCAGGTGCCCGCCCCGGCTATCGGTGCGAATAATTCGGTCGTGCTGCTGGGGGCCGGAAGCCTTGAGGACGCCGACTCCAATGGCCGCCCAGATGACCTTGCGCAGGCCGTGGTGGTTGATCTTTCGCGCAGTACCGTGGAGGAGAACGACACGACCACCGGCTACTATGCCTGGTGGATTGGTGATGAGGGTGTGAAGGCCAGGGTCAACCTGTCCACGAAAAACCTGAGTGCCTACGAGGACGCAAAGGCGAAGAAGCAGGCCTCAATCCTCGCACTCAACCAATCCGATCACGGAGATATTCGCGGGGTCAGCGAGGGGGACTTCAGTCATTTAGATATCTACTCCACGGGCCTCGCAGACCGTATTCATGGCGAGGGACAACTCAAGATCGCCGCCTCCAGGCAGGGTATCACGGGGGCTGAGGACAAGATCGACAAGCGTTTTCACGACCTGACTTACTGGAGCCGGGGAGTGCTGGCCGATGCCCGTAACGGCGGCCTCAAGGACGACCTTTCGTTGGCTTTTGAAATGTCCGACAGCGACTTCAACAGCTCGGAATTCGGCGCGGGCGGGGACTACCCGATCAGCGTGTATGGCTTCGGCAACAACAGCCTGATGACTCAGCCGCTCTTTGTGAAGGGTGGGGCGCTCGGCCCATCCTGGAGCCTGCTGCGGGATTATTACCGCCTCTACCACCGGGTCCAGACCCCGATGAACAACCCGACCCTCACGGCCCAGGACGCTTTTCCGAGTCTGCTGGATATACTTGGTGCTGGTGTTTCGCTCATCCCCACAACAGTGGATAACTGGGTTCCTACGGTGCATCCGGTCGGTCTATGGGGGCGAGGAAGTGGTGCGGGGGGGACGCTCAACGGGTACTCGGTCAACCTTGCGACGCAAGGTAACGAAGGCGATACGCTGAGCCAGAACCGTGTCACTCCTACTATGACACGTGGTTCCTATTGGCCTTACCTGAATCGTTATATCGAGGACATCTCTCTGTATTTCGTCAAGCATAAGGATAGTACCAATACATACCCCTACGTCTTGTACATTCAGGATGCAACGACAGCGGTATTTCATAACCCGTATAACGTTCGTCTTGTTATGCCCGAGACATGGATGTCAACGGGGCAGATCATGCGCATTGGCGCGGAGGTGGAAGTCACGGATGGGGACGGCAATGTAACCACCCCGAGCGAACACCGCGTGCTGGTGGATTCTGTCTTGGCCATTTCCGACACCTTCGAGCCCGGTGAGTTGAAATACCGAAGCGGGAGGAAAAACATGAACGGGGTTACGACATGGAATACCCCGTCCAATACGCATCCCGACTGGTCCAACTCCAGGCAGAAGGAGGTAGGCCTTATTCATGTTCCTGATGGTGCTGCAGCCTACAGTGTGACTTTTACACCTCTTGTCGCTGACAGTGGTTCGTCGATTCAATACTCGATTTTCGGGAACGGAATGAGCTCCACCGGCCTGCCTGTGATTACGGATAAAAAGGATATTCAGCAAAAGATGGCCCTGCTGGACTACGTTCAGATGGGGGCGTTTACGCTTCCGAGTGGGTGGGGAAGCACCACGGATGGCGTCGATTTTGGAGCGAATGACTTGGCGAATTACACTGCGGCGAGTCCTTGGAACCTTTACCGCACGGAGCTATTTATTAAACCGAGTGGGACGGACTATCCCTATCCGCCCTTTGTCCTTACAAACCCGACAGGCGCGATGAATTACGGGCCAAATATGATGCCCGAAACCGGGACCGGGTTTCCTATCTTCACTCCTGATCGGCAGATCCGTGTCGAGTCGCTACAGGGGAACATGTCTTCGACCAATCCAGGCCGTTGGGGAACCTCAAACGAAGCGAGTGGCCAGGACAATGTCGTTTTAATCGACCTTCCCACTTCGCCCCCGCTGTCGCTGGGCAAGTTCCAGAACGCCAACATCACCACTGTCGGCTACATGCCCGCGATGGCGATTGGTAATTCCTTTGCCTCGCCTTACATCCCCTGGGATCAGACGGTGACGACTTTCAATAATTGGAACAATCGAAGCCGTCTATTCTATGACCTGAGCTACCTCTCCAATGAGGCCCTCTGGGACCGCTACTTTTTCTCTTCGTATTCGGTGCCCTATAACGCCTCGGCGGACGACTACGATGCCAGTTCGGATACGCCAGGTGATTCCTTTGACGCGGCTTTCAACCCTGACTATAGTGGGAATTTCGCCACGGGCAGCTTGCCCAATCGCCGGATGTCTCTGTTGGTGGATCGGCAGGAGGACTTGGCCGACGTGCGCGACAAGCTCTTCGACGCGAACGGCGCGCCGCGCTCCGGCGGTTACCGTCGATCCGCGGAAAACCTCATGGTTGAAGGCGCTTTCAACGTGAACTCGGCTTCGGTCGAGGCGTGGGTTGCGGTGCTTTCGTCGGCACGCGGGATGTCCGTGTACGGCAGGACGACGAACAGCCCGACCACTGATGACGAACGCACGCCGATCTCGCGTCTTTCCCAGCCGCTGGAGTCGGCCTACACGGGGGGTAATGACGAGAGCGACGAAGCCTGGGCCGGTTTCCGTCACCTGACCGACGCTCAGATACGCACGCTGGCCGAGTGCATCGTCGAAGAGCTCAAGCTGCGCGCCGACGAGGTCAACGGAGGGCGGCCGTACCTGTCGTTGGCGGATTTCGTCAACCGTTCCCTGACGAACGAGGATTACCACTCCTGCGGCCTTTTGCAGGCGGCCATCGACAAGTCCGGTCTGAACGATTCTTTTAACAACGCCATCACCCGTGTCAGTCGCAGTGATTTGAGCAGCGCGAATTTTCCCAACCCCGATGCCATAAAATCGGGCGATGCCGACTCGCGTTCGGCTTCGGCCATGGCCCCCGGTTACATCCTGCAAGGCGACCTGCTGACCAGCCTGGGGTCGGCGATGAGCGTGCGCAGTGATACCTTCCGCATTCGTGCTTACGGAAACTTTGTTGACCCGTTGACAAACCGGGTCAAGGCGCAGGCCTGGTGTGAAGCGATTGTCCAGCGCGTGCCCGCTCCGGCGGCTTCGGTGACCGGTTCCGGACCCGATGATGCCGACTATTGGGAGCCGCAGAACGGGCCGGTATCCGGAAGGCTCGGGCGCCGTTTCGAGATCGTCGAGTTTCGCTGGTTGAACAAGGAAGATGTCTGA
- a CDS encoding glycoside hydrolase family 3 C-terminal domain-containing protein, which translates to MTKKIKMYNAQHMRSPGASWRWKICGAVTGAMMLGSALVAAPLEVKVKASSELPQTPAFLAADGDAALPWSPADYSQENWIQFDLSEPQLVETVELMWQSGLNNCDYKLELSADGQEWVEVWKGKGNKSLTGETAKIKKPMKAAHLRVKTKGNRQGLSELKVNGRDLRDPAVAAIPAIPQDAPYRDTGLSPEERAANVVSMMTDYEKFQMAGGYNNRYVRELKRFGLREVFMADASAGIHLLSKFIDAPEPGSISYPCSVALAATWNTDLARDYGQALGLECRQLGVDILLGPGFNLYRTSSNGRNFEYMGEDPVLAGAMATSYIQGMQEEGVMAVAKHFICNNNEWRRHDTDVIIDDRTLHELYMLPWYDVVHNGDVDSIMGSYNWLNGEKVSCGPIALNGLLRGDIGFEGLIMSDWGASWFSDQALVSGLDMSMPVMRDMTVFSEAITPETQGDLDAISQRILTTLFRRGIYDRAQKSPELAADRSEWEAVSLATARQAVTLLKNDGVLPLKSDGDVLVLGPSAGNTCYSGGGSGWVKGYDHANIAPELQRLLGKDKVEYVENWKKVTDAQLKDAESIVVCVDLQTKEGIDYYPKLEEEQEALVQRCVDLNPRTVVVVNSGSGLEMEWDSKAAAVVWAYYPGQYGGTAIAEVITGELNPSGRLPYSIELKFEDSPAYGYIPEGATWTQRKENDVDRSLPECPPVEYKEGVFIGYRWYDEKGLDVRYPFGHGLSYTTFAYEDLKVKTEGDEIVVTAKIRNSGDRAGAEVVQLYVGDRDASVERPIRELKAFARIELKPGQSEEVEFRLNPVALAYYDVDGKNWLVEPGKFTIDIGASSRDIRLSEELNWSKQLRYQRPSDKQSI; encoded by the coding sequence ATGACGAAGAAAATTAAGATGTATAATGCTCAGCACATGCGCTCGCCCGGTGCGTCATGGCGATGGAAAATCTGCGGTGCGGTCACTGGCGCGATGATGCTGGGAAGTGCCTTGGTTGCGGCGCCGCTGGAGGTCAAGGTCAAGGCCTCGTCAGAGTTGCCGCAGACACCTGCTTTTCTTGCTGCCGACGGGGATGCGGCTCTGCCGTGGAGCCCTGCGGATTATTCGCAGGAGAACTGGATCCAGTTTGATCTGTCCGAGCCGCAGTTAGTCGAGACGGTCGAGCTGATGTGGCAAAGCGGTCTCAATAACTGCGATTACAAGCTGGAGCTTTCCGCTGACGGTCAGGAGTGGGTGGAAGTCTGGAAGGGCAAGGGCAACAAGTCCCTCACTGGAGAGACGGCCAAGATAAAAAAGCCGATGAAGGCCGCGCACCTGCGCGTAAAGACGAAGGGCAACCGCCAGGGGCTTTCTGAGCTGAAGGTAAACGGGCGTGATTTACGCGATCCGGCGGTGGCTGCCATTCCCGCCATCCCGCAGGATGCGCCGTACCGCGACACCGGTCTGTCGCCCGAAGAACGCGCCGCCAACGTCGTCTCCATGATGACGGACTACGAGAAATTCCAGATGGCCGGCGGCTATAACAACCGCTACGTGCGCGAACTGAAACGCTTTGGCCTGCGGGAAGTTTTCATGGCCGACGCTTCAGCGGGGATTCACCTGCTGTCGAAGTTCATCGATGCGCCGGAGCCGGGCAGCATCTCGTATCCCTGCTCAGTCGCACTCGCGGCCACCTGGAACACCGATCTGGCGCGCGATTACGGCCAGGCCCTCGGCCTGGAATGCCGCCAGTTGGGCGTGGACATCCTGCTCGGACCGGGCTTCAACCTGTACCGCACCTCCAGTAATGGCCGCAACTTTGAGTACATGGGCGAAGACCCGGTGCTCGCCGGTGCGATGGCCACTTCCTACATCCAGGGTATGCAGGAGGAAGGTGTCATGGCCGTGGCCAAACACTTTATCTGCAACAATAACGAGTGGCGCCGCCACGACACGGACGTCATCATCGACGACCGCACGCTGCACGAGCTCTACATGCTGCCCTGGTACGACGTGGTTCATAACGGCGATGTCGATTCCATCATGGGCTCCTACAACTGGCTCAACGGCGAGAAAGTCAGCTGCGGCCCGATCGCGCTGAACGGACTCCTGCGCGGCGACATCGGTTTTGAAGGGCTGATTATGTCCGACTGGGGCGCTTCGTGGTTCAGTGACCAGGCGCTTGTCAGCGGCCTGGACATGTCGATGCCGGTCATGCGCGACATGACAGTCTTCTCCGAGGCTATTACACCAGAGACACAGGGTGACCTCGACGCCATTTCACAGCGTATCCTGACGACTCTCTTCCGCCGTGGCATCTACGACCGTGCCCAGAAGTCCCCCGAGTTAGCCGCCGACCGCTCCGAGTGGGAAGCGGTCTCGCTCGCAACCGCCCGCCAGGCGGTGACCCTGCTCAAGAACGACGGCGTGCTCCCGCTCAAGTCCGATGGTGACGTGCTCGTGCTCGGCCCCTCGGCTGGCAACACCTGCTACAGCGGTGGCGGCTCCGGCTGGGTCAAGGGCTACGACCATGCCAACATCGCTCCCGAGCTTCAGCGCCTGCTGGGTAAGGACAAGGTCGAGTATGTCGAGAACTGGAAGAAAGTCACCGACGCCCAGCTCAAGGATGCCGAGTCCATCGTCGTTTGCGTGGACCTTCAGACCAAGGAGGGCATTGATTATTATCCGAAACTTGAAGAGGAACAGGAAGCGCTGGTCCAGCGTTGCGTGGATCTGAATCCGCGCACGGTTGTCGTGGTCAACTCTGGCTCGGGACTGGAGATGGAATGGGACAGCAAGGCCGCCGCCGTCGTCTGGGCGTACTACCCGGGCCAATACGGTGGCACCGCCATCGCGGAAGTCATCACCGGCGAGCTTAATCCCTCCGGCCGCCTGCCTTACTCGATCGAGCTTAAATTCGAGGATTCCCCCGCCTACGGCTACATTCCCGAGGGGGCGACGTGGACCCAACGCAAGGAGAACGACGTGGACCGCTCGCTGCCGGAGTGCCCGCCCGTCGAGTACAAGGAGGGCGTTTTCATCGGCTACCGATGGTACGATGAAAAGGGCCTGGACGTGCGCTATCCCTTCGGCCACGGCCTGAGCTACACGACCTTCGCCTATGAGGATCTGAAGGTGAAAACCGAGGGCGACGAGATCGTCGTGACCGCTAAGATTCGCAACTCCGGCGATCGCGCCGGGGCCGAAGTCGTCCAGCTTTACGTGGGCGACCGTGACGCCTCAGTTGAGCGGCCCATCCGCGAACTGAAAGCTTTCGCGCGGATTGAGTTGAAGCCCGGCCAGAGCGAGGAAGTCGAGTTCCGGCTCAATCCGGTGGCGCTGGCCTACTACGATGTGGACGGCAAGAACTGGCTCGTCGAACCGGGCAAGTTCACCATCGACATCGGGGCCTCCAGCCGCGACATCCGCCTGTCGGAAGAGCTTAACTGGTCGAAGCAGCTTCGCTACCAGCGTCCGAGCGACAAACAGTCCATTTAA
- a CDS encoding sialate O-acetylesterase — protein MPRLRKIVTCSIAIAVCCLSAHAQTSSRNTEQVQVYILSGQSNMQGIGKLDEMPPAFSEPLDNVYYWHKGAFVPLVPGETRTSNRPDEFGPEIGFTHMLHQMDPQTPVFVIKSYSQGKALHCGWDGPQWKGEEPGPNRRNFYPGETREDPNVGVHYRDLRKTCEDAIGYLEESGLDYRFAGIVWVQGEQDAKSEVSAREYARNLGQFKQRLQEDLGLGDLPMVYQQALPFPIETPRFAYRDEVRDQMRRADCRSGEDVAVSQAYMVSTDGLPLISDLVHYDAAGQLMLGQQMALAMSEARQMAQWQAQHEDMVRAADEIFAERARLRAERQRQQAQKNQ, from the coding sequence ATGCCCCGATTGCGTAAGATTGTTACGTGTTCCATTGCCATTGCTGTGTGCTGCCTGAGCGCACACGCGCAGACCTCGTCCAGAAATACGGAGCAGGTTCAGGTCTATATCCTCTCCGGCCAGTCCAACATGCAGGGCATTGGCAAACTGGATGAAATGCCCCCTGCCTTTTCGGAGCCGCTGGACAATGTTTACTACTGGCACAAGGGGGCGTTTGTCCCGCTGGTGCCCGGTGAGACGCGCACCAGCAACCGCCCGGACGAGTTCGGTCCGGAAATCGGCTTTACCCACATGCTTCACCAGATGGATCCGCAGACGCCGGTTTTCGTCATCAAGTCGTATTCCCAGGGCAAGGCTCTGCATTGTGGCTGGGACGGCCCCCAATGGAAAGGCGAAGAGCCCGGCCCCAACCGCAGAAATTTCTATCCGGGCGAAACCCGTGAGGACCCGAACGTAGGCGTCCACTACCGGGACTTGCGCAAGACCTGCGAAGACGCCATCGGCTATCTGGAGGAATCCGGACTGGACTACCGGTTCGCGGGGATCGTCTGGGTGCAGGGCGAGCAGGACGCCAAGAGCGAAGTCTCCGCCCGCGAGTATGCCAGGAACCTCGGCCAGTTCAAGCAACGGCTACAGGAGGATCTCGGACTAGGGGATTTGCCGATGGTTTACCAGCAGGCGCTTCCATTCCCGATCGAGACCCCGCGCTTCGCCTACCGCGACGAGGTCCGTGACCAGATGCGCCGCGCGGATTGCCGCTCGGGTGAGGATGTCGCCGTCTCGCAGGCCTACATGGTCTCGACGGACGGCCTTCCGCTCATCTCCGACCTTGTCCATTACGATGCCGCCGGACAGCTCATGCTCGGCCAGCAGATGGCCCTGGCCATGAGCGAGGCCCGGCAGATGGCCCAGTGGCAGGCACAGCACGAGGACATGGTAAGAGCCGCGGACGAGATTTTTGCCGAGCGCGCCCGCCTGCGTGCCGAACGACAGAGGCAGCAAGCCCAGAAAAACCAATAG